The Nicotiana tomentosiformis chromosome 2, ASM39032v3, whole genome shotgun sequence genome includes the window TTTGTTTCTTAATTGTAATCTTCAGGGAGTGGTGTTGGATGGCACTGCGGTGCCTCTGCCTCTAATCATGGAAGTGTCGTTTTTGTTATACATTCCATTATCTCCCCTATCCTTGTTGATCTTTAAAATACTTTCCAACCTTTTCATTGGAGCCTTGTTGTTGTAGCATTTAGATTATTCTTGGTTCCTTTTGGTTTCTCGGTGTTCTTATCTTAATTCTAGGGAACTTTCTTCTTTATGTTAAGCAGAGAAGAAGAAAATATGTGTATTTGGATATTAGTATTGCATCTCATTGCAATTCTTAGTCGTGTTATGGGACATCTTTTGCATACCGCAATTGCTTAAAGTTtgtcaaaatgataaaaataactgaGAATTTGTGTTCTGCATTTGAGGTGATTAGAATAGAATTATGGTATCTGTTTTTTTTCTTGACAGAGTAATGTGCAGTACCATGTTACTTCTGTACAACAGTTATGGTCTTAATTGCTTTGGTGCATTTGTACTAGGCAATGAGTCATGATAGCAGAGAAATGGTAATCAAGTCCTTTTGTTATATTTCTAGTCGAGTCATGATAATATTGCTTATATGATACAAAATTTTAGAATTAGGGCTTCTTCCTCTTTACTCGGTTCGTTAGCACTAGTGTTAGTATGATATCCTTTTAGTCATAGATTGATATTACTTCCTATAGTTTCACAACTTTCTTCACTTCggttttatttttatcttgttgttATTCGTACTTGTTGCCATTACTTTTTTCATCCGTTCTCCAGCccagggtctatcggaaacatactctctgcccttccagggtaGGGATAAGACTGCTTACATCTTACCCTCTTCAGACCTCATTTGTGGGAAATTattggatttgttgttgttgttgttgttgatcttttccaatttttttgtttttccttcTTGTTGGGCAAATGCAGGTTTTAAGAGATAGTATTGCTGAGATTAGAAGTTCGGAAGAGTTGATGAGAGTAGGTAGAGACCTGGTGGATCTTCATGGACAGATGGTTCTATTGGAGAATTACAGTGCTCTTAACTATATAGGTACTCAGCCATTAATATTTTAGCTAACAGCATTAACAAGTGTCATAAAAATGAAAGTGTGCTGCATAGGAATGACAATAATATGCTTTGACAATGTATTCTTCAataggtcttttttttttttttttactttatacCGTATTTATGTTGTCATTCATGGGGTAATGTGAACAGTGTTCTTTCTGTTTGAGGGCATTGGTAAATTCTTATTAGAAGTATATTCAGTTGGAGTTTAAGCTAAGTTGACTTTTCATTCTCTGTGTAAATTATGCAGTAAAGGTTCAATGGTTTGTAGGGCATAAAAAACTAGAGTGTAAGAAAGCAGAATCTCACTTTTGATGTGGCAAATCGTAAATGAAGCTTTAATTCACGTATTCAATTAATCATTTGCCAATCTATTTGTAACAGAATCTTGAAAATAGCGAAACTTATTGCCAGGCATCATAAAGCCTTGTTCTAGCATTGTATAACCATACATAATTGCACCACTGACGCGATTAGGATTGCATTTTCAGTTCTTTTATAGATTTTTACATATTTTTCCACTTGGGTAATTATGCTGTTTTCAGGATTAGTGAAGATATTAAAGAAGTATGATAAACGTACTGGTGCTCTTATTCGCTTGCCTGTCATCCAAAAGGTGCTAGAGGAGCCATTTTTTAAAACTGATGTTCTAAATAAGCTAGTGAAGGAGTGTGAGACCATGCTTAGTAGCCTTTTCTCCCAAAATGAGCCATCTAAAGCACCAGGAGACGAAGAAAATGGCGGAGGAAGTAGTAGTGGAGTCGAAGATACAAAAGTAGTTGCAGAGACTAAAGAACCATCTGAAGGTATTGATGGAGGAAGCAGGGTAGCTGAAGATCCAGAAGAACTTGCAGCAATTGAAAAGCTCTCTAAAGCACCAGGAGGGGAAGGAAGCGGCGGAGTCAAAGATCCAGAACTTTCCGAGATTGAAAACAAGGGAAACATGTACTTGAAGCTTACAAAATCAGCATTGAGAGTCTTGCAGGAAATCCGAAGTGGAAGTTCAACTGTCAGCATGTTCTCTTTGCCGCCACTGGAAAGGAACGAACTGCATGAGTTCTAGAAGAATATTCCAGTTGTAGAACAAGCAGCAAAATAGTGTTCAATATCATCTGTGATATGCTCTACATATTGTTGTGTTTTAATTTTTCCAGTTCAGGTGTTATATATCTGGAAGCAATAAGTTCAGTTGTTTTGACTGTGTGCATTGGGGCTTAAATAGGGTTTTAATTTCCAGAGTATATTATAGGCTCTAGGACTTCTCAAGTTGGTTTTTGTATGTAAAAGTTACTTTTTCATCACAATGTATTACTATATTATTTCTTATTGATATGTCTACCTTTTAACGTGGAGCCAGAATTTGCTAGCAAAACATCGAACTTAAGACGAGCATGCTCAAAAACTGTAGCACGAACAGACCACAAGGGCCAGGCTTTCCTCATTTTTATATCGCGGGAGCAAATTGATTCATTAAGTTAAAATGGAAGTTCAGTTTTAAAATTCTAAACATATTGAAGTAACTTTTGCAAATGTGGGAGAACTTATGCTATGAACACATCAGTAAGGTGCAAAGAGTACTAGAAGATAAAATGAGAGGTTGCTTGAGATGGTGCGGTTCAACCTTCAAAAACACCGTTCAATCGGTGTTAAAGGAGACGAGATAAAGCTAGAATCACATTTTCAAAACTGCGTAATGCTTCATTGCGCTGACAAGAGTATCCTTGTCTTAGTGAACTTGGCATTCCAAAAAAATATTGTGCATGAGGTTTGCTATATTCCAGCGTCCTCACATTCAAATTCCTCAATATCCCCACTGGTGCCCAATCCAAACATCTTGATTGTATCAGTAATCCCTTTGAATGTATCGCTATTATATGTCCTTTTTATGTTAATGCTATTCACACAATCCTACAATTTGATCTCACGTTGGAACAACTTCTATTTCTACTATTCGTTCATTGTTACACGCAATGGATACATTCCAAAATCCTTGTTGTTCTTCTTTAGTTTCATATACACTCGGACTCCCATGTCATTGCGGATTATCAGCGGATGATATCTGTCATTAGTTACTCTGTATTTGATTTTAATGATTTTAACAGACGTGGCTACTGCTAGTTGTTCTGCAATGGCTAAAACCAATGCATCTTAGCTTGATTCGGTGTTGTTTACCACTCTGTCGACAATGAAATCAACAAGTCCCTCGCTACTATCCCATCGAGTGTTGAAGCTTAATAGCCATCATCTCCACTCTCCATTAGATATAAGATTTTGTCTCTTTGCAACGATTGCAAAgtcatcccgagtgagaacctTACGACCCAATATAGGCTCTTGGTCATGGATCTTGAGATCACGAGAAAGAGGAGAAAGAGAGTTGTGTATGGTCAACCTAATTAGATCAAGTGGTGAGCCTTGACTAAGGAGAAAGCTCAGGAGTTGGGGGGAAGTTGCTGGCTATGGTGACTTGGAGGAGTAGTGGGTATGCGAGTGGTATGTGGACCACGACTGCAAATTATTTTAGGAAAGCTGCTAGATAGGTATTAAGAGTCTTGAATGGCTACTCTGGTGGTCACAAAGAATattggtggtggaatggagaggtccAATGAAAAGTAGAAGCCAAGAAAACGGTGAAACTAGTGGAGAGCgtagacgaggaggagaagaagacGATAATAGGGAGTGGTATAAGATAGCTAAAAAGAAGGCAAAGTTAGCGGTTACGACGGCTAAGACTACATCTTTTGGACTTTTGTATGAAGAACTTGGAGGCAAAGGTGGGGAAGAGAAGTTGTTCAGACCATCCAAGGTGAGATAAAGGAAGGCACGTGACCTAGACTAAGTGAATTACATCAAAGATAAGGAAGGAAGAGTTTTGTTGGATAAGGCACATATTCGACGAAGATGATAGGCTTACTTCCATAAACTCTTGAACAAAGAGGGGGACAGAAACATTGTGTTGGGTGAATTAGAATACTCCTAGAGTCTTTGAGACTTTGGGTATTGTAAGCATATAAAAGTTGAAGGGTCGAAGGGGTTATGCATAAGATGAGCAGGGGAAGAGCGACCGGGCCAGTTGAAATCCGGTAGAATTTAAGAGGAGTGCGGGCAGGGCGGGCTTGCAGTGGATTACCGAGTTATTTAATatcatttttaggacgaagaagatgcccggAGAATATAGGTGGAGTATGATAATCCCTCGTATAAGAACAATgatgatatccaaaattgcaataactgtTGGAGTATCTAGCTGctaagccatactatgaaagtctaggAGATGATTGTTTTGAAGGTGAGGAGGAGTGTATTTATTTTCGAGAATTAGTTCGAATTTATGCTGGGCATTCGACTACGGAAgtcatccaccttgttaggagattggtaGAGTGGCATAGGGAGAGGAAGATGGACTTACATGTAGTATTCATCGACTTAGAGAAGGCTTACGATAAAATCCCGAAAGAGGTTCTGTGAAGatatttggaggctagaggtataCATATTGCATACAttagggcgattaaggacatgtataatGGAGCTAATACCAAAATGAGGACAGTGGGAGGGACTTGGAACATTATCTAGTCGTGATGGGATTATACCAGGGATCAGCTCTCAGTCTATTTTTATTTGCCCTGGTGATGAACGTGCGGACATACCACATTCAAAGAGCGGTGCGATGGTatatgttatttgcagatgacgTTGTACTGATTGTCGAGATGCAAGGCATGCTAACACGAGGTTGGATATTTGGAGGTAGACCCCGGAGTCTAAAGATTTCAAATTGaacaggaccaagacagaatatttGAAGTGCACGGGAAGGTGAGGCTTGATTCACAAGTCATCCTAGGAGAGGAAATTTCAAGTACCTTATGTTAGCTATACAAAGAAATTGGGAGATTGACAAGAATATTACACACTGTATTGGGGCGGGGTAGATGAAATAGAGgcttatttttggtattttttgtaATAAGAATGTGTCACCAagatttaaaggtaagttctatataGTGGTGGTCAGACCGATTATGTTGTATGGGATTGAGCGTTGGCCATTCAAGaactctca containing:
- the LOC104108735 gene encoding SPX domain-containing protein 1-like; translated protein: MKFGRILMMLMALIEQTLPEWKDKFLSYKDLKKQLKLIYPNNDGINRKEVNDFVVLLEEEIEKFNSFFIEKEEDYIIQFKVLRDSIAEIRSSEELMRVGRDLVDLHGQMVLLENYSALNYIGLVKILKKYDKRTGALIRLPVIQKVLEEPFFKTDVLNKLVKECETMLSSLFSQNEPSKAPGDEENGGGSSSGVEDTKVVAETKEPSEGIDGGSRVAEDPEELAAIEKLSKAPGGEGSGGVKDPELSEIENKGNMYLKLTKSALRVLQEIRSGSSTVSMFSLPPLERNELHEF